One genomic region from Bartonella australis AUST/NH1 encodes:
- the pheS gene encoding phenylalanine--tRNA ligase subunit alpha — MSDIELLEQEICLALETADNEQELERVRVAVLGKKGSISEKLKTLANMDADKRHKVGSALNGLKKRFLELWAQKRDILKHRAMTLRLRGETVDVTLPVRCSPVERGRIHPISQVIHEIVAIYAAMGFSIAEGPDIETDYYNFTALNFPENHPAREMHDTFFFNVDETGERKLLRTHTSPVQIRMMEKQQKPLRIIIPGKAYRMDSDATHSPMFHQVEGLVIDEASNMAHMMWLHEAFCKAFFEVPSVKMRFRPSFFPFTEPSMEVDIQCDRSSSEVKFGEGNDWLEILGCGMVHPHVLKNAGFDPDKYQGFAWGMGIDRIAMLKYGMPDLRAFFDADLRWLNHYGFRCLDISTLFAGLSNM; from the coding sequence ATGAGCGATATTGAGCTTCTGGAGCAAGAAATTTGTCTAGCCTTAGAGACTGCTGATAACGAGCAGGAACTTGAAAGGGTGCGTGTTGCAGTATTAGGCAAAAAAGGCAGTATTTCTGAAAAGTTAAAGACATTAGCAAATATGGACGCTGATAAGCGTCACAAAGTTGGTTCCGCGCTTAACGGATTGAAAAAACGTTTTTTAGAATTATGGGCACAAAAGCGTGATATTCTTAAGCACCGAGCAATGACTTTGCGTCTCCGTGGTGAAACAGTTGACGTGACTTTGCCTGTTCGCTGTTCGCCTGTAGAGAGAGGTCGTATCCACCCTATCTCGCAAGTGATCCACGAAATTGTGGCTATTTATGCAGCTATGGGTTTTTCTATAGCGGAAGGACCAGATATTGAAACGGACTATTATAATTTCACTGCGTTAAATTTTCCTGAAAATCACCCCGCGCGCGAAATGCACGATACTTTCTTTTTTAATGTAGATGAAACAGGGGAGCGGAAATTATTGCGCACTCATACATCGCCAGTGCAAATTCGTATGATGGAAAAGCAACAAAAACCACTGCGCATCATTATTCCTGGTAAAGCTTACCGTATGGATTCTGACGCTACTCATTCACCGATGTTTCACCAGGTGGAAGGGCTGGTGATCGATGAGGCTTCTAATATGGCGCATATGATGTGGCTTCATGAGGCATTTTGTAAAGCATTTTTCGAAGTACCTTCGGTAAAGATGCGTTTTCGCCCATCTTTCTTTCCTTTTACTGAACCATCTATGGAAGTGGATATTCAATGTGACCGTTCTAGTTCGGAAGTGAAATTTGGGGAAGGCAACGATTGGTTAGAGATTTTAGGATGTGGGATGGTACATCCCCATGTACTGAAAAACGCTGGTTTCGACCCGGATAAATATCAAGGCTTTGCGTGGGGAATGGGCATTGACCGTATTGCTATGTTAAAATACGGTATGCCCGATTTGCGGGCATTTTTTGACGCTGATCTGCGTTGGTTGAATCATTATGGTTTTCGTTGCCTTGACATATCTACTCTTTTTGCTGGTTTGAGCAATATGTGA
- the pheT gene encoding phenylalanine--tRNA ligase subunit beta, with product MKFTLSWLKDHLETEAFLGEICDKLTAIGLEVEHIEDRSSLTDFVVAKILTAIKHPDADKLQILSVDIGSGAPVQIVCGAPNARVGLIGVLALPGAYVPGLDMTLSVGKIRGVESFGMMCSQAELKLLGDHDGIIELPEDAPVGMPFVAYAGLDDPVIDVSLTPNRPDCAGIRGIARDLAATGIGRLKELFLPQCVTSFETSIQVSLDFSQTTSLCLGFAWREVRNVQNGISPQWMQQRLTAIGLKPINALVDITNYISFDLGRPLHVFDADKIKGALTVRRGRAGEQLQALNGKIYQLGSQDCVIADEEGVVSIAGIIGGERTSCDDTTRRVIIESALWDPRSIAQTGRKLGLISDARYRFERGVDPAFMESGLEVATGLTLSLCGGEVSMAQVISYRKPEIKEIVFPFAEIKRLTNLEIEHERAATILVQLGFSIEGKGDVVTVKVPTWRPDITGKADLVEEVMRIYGLDKIEPMPLEEFTQVKDSILTFPQICSHISRWALACRGMVEAVTWSFISESQALAFGGGQEQLKLVNPIAIDMSVMRPSLLPGLLVAAQRNADRGFSDLALFEISSIYAGNTPNEQLRVASGIRHGTERFEGAGRFWSGSAKAVDVFDAKADAFAVLEACGVDMNKLQIEAKAPDWYHPGRSGVIKLGPKIILGFFGVFHPETLEKLNVSGPICGFEIFLDKIPEQKKRTTKIRPSLKLLPFQTVRRDFAFVVDKEVASSLVVHAASRADKKLIRSVQVFDLFEDTTLGEGKKSIAIEVVIQPIERTLTDEDLEMLTLKVVESVAKTTGAYLRG from the coding sequence ATGAAATTTACATTGTCTTGGTTGAAAGATCATTTGGAGACAGAGGCGTTTTTAGGTGAAATTTGCGATAAATTAACAGCCATTGGCCTTGAAGTTGAGCATATTGAGGACCGTTCTTCTTTAACAGATTTTGTAGTTGCGAAGATTTTAACGGCTATTAAACATCCTGATGCAGATAAATTACAGATTTTGTCAGTAGATATAGGTTCGGGTGCGCCTGTGCAAATTGTTTGTGGAGCGCCAAACGCGCGTGTCGGACTTATCGGTGTTCTTGCTTTGCCTGGGGCTTACGTGCCTGGGCTTGATATGACCCTATCTGTAGGGAAGATACGCGGTGTGGAGAGTTTTGGTATGATGTGCTCACAAGCGGAGCTCAAATTGTTAGGCGATCATGATGGGATTATTGAACTTCCGGAAGATGCGCCTGTCGGAATGCCGTTTGTGGCTTATGCAGGTTTAGATGACCCAGTAATTGATGTGAGTTTAACGCCTAATCGTCCTGATTGCGCAGGTATTCGCGGGATTGCTCGTGATTTAGCTGCTACTGGAATCGGGCGGTTAAAAGAATTGTTTTTGCCACAGTGCGTGACTTCTTTTGAAACATCGATTCAAGTTTCTTTGGATTTTTCCCAGACTACATCATTATGTTTGGGTTTTGCCTGGCGTGAAGTGCGCAATGTTCAGAATGGTATATCACCACAGTGGATGCAACAGCGTTTGACAGCAATCGGTTTAAAGCCGATTAATGCGCTGGTCGATATAACTAACTATATAAGCTTTGATCTTGGTCGTCCGCTTCACGTTTTTGATGCAGATAAAATCAAAGGCGCTTTAACCGTACGTCGCGGTCGTGCGGGTGAGCAATTGCAAGCGCTTAACGGAAAAATCTACCAATTAGGGAGTCAGGATTGTGTCATCGCAGATGAAGAAGGAGTTGTGTCCATTGCTGGTATAATAGGCGGTGAAAGGACGAGCTGTGACGATACGACACGCCGCGTTATTATTGAATCAGCACTCTGGGATCCTCGGAGTATTGCTCAGACAGGCCGTAAATTAGGGCTTATCAGTGATGCACGGTATCGGTTTGAACGGGGTGTCGATCCAGCTTTTATGGAATCAGGGCTTGAGGTTGCAACAGGGTTAACGTTGAGTCTTTGCGGTGGTGAAGTATCGATGGCACAGGTTATTAGTTATCGAAAACCGGAAATTAAAGAAATTGTCTTTCCGTTTGCTGAAATTAAACGTTTGACTAATTTAGAAATAGAACATGAACGAGCTGCAACTATTTTAGTACAACTCGGATTTAGTATTGAGGGAAAAGGAGATGTGGTGACGGTTAAAGTACCGACATGGCGCCCTGATATCACCGGCAAGGCCGATTTAGTGGAAGAAGTGATGCGGATTTACGGGTTAGATAAAATCGAGCCTATGCCGTTAGAAGAATTTACGCAGGTAAAAGATTCAATTTTGACCTTTCCCCAAATTTGCTCGCATATTTCTCGTTGGGCTTTGGCTTGTAGAGGTATGGTTGAGGCGGTGACATGGTCATTTATTTCTGAAAGTCAAGCACTTGCATTCGGAGGCGGTCAGGAACAGCTTAAATTAGTTAATCCTATTGCCATCGACATGTCGGTGATGCGCCCTTCTCTTTTGCCTGGTTTGCTTGTAGCGGCACAGCGAAATGCTGATCGCGGTTTTTCTGATCTTGCTTTATTTGAAATCTCAAGCATTTACGCGGGTAATACACCCAATGAACAACTGCGTGTCGCCAGTGGTATTCGCCACGGCACAGAAAGATTTGAAGGAGCGGGGCGTTTTTGGAGCGGAAGTGCGAAAGCAGTTGACGTTTTTGACGCCAAGGCGGACGCATTTGCCGTCTTAGAGGCATGTGGCGTAGATATGAACAAATTGCAGATTGAAGCTAAGGCGCCCGATTGGTACCACCCTGGTCGTTCAGGCGTCATTAAGCTTGGGCCGAAGATTATTCTTGGTTTTTTCGGTGTTTTTCACCCAGAGACATTGGAAAAATTAAATGTTAGTGGTCCTATATGCGGCTTTGAAATTTTTCTTGATAAAATTCCAGAGCAAAAGAAAAGAACAACTAAGATTCGTCCTTCTTTAAAATTATTGCCTTTTCAGACGGTGCGACGCGATTTTGCTTTTGTCGTCGATAAAGAAGTTGCGTCCTCTCTCGTTGTTCATGCCGCGAGTAGGGCAGACAAAAAACTTATTCGTTCAGTTCAGGTTTTTGATCTCTTTGAGGATACAACTCTTGGGGAAGGTAAAAAGTCTATAGCGATTGAAGTTGTTATCCAGCCTATTGAGAGAACCTTGACAGATGAAGATCTGGAAATGCTTACTTTGAAAGTGGTGGAAAGTGTCGCTAAAACAACAGGTGCGTATTTGCGGGGTTGA
- a CDS encoding metal ABC transporter substrate-binding protein gives MGIKAFFIVILGSLIFGIPSSVLSASKFKAVTTFTIIADMARNVAGDVADVESITKPGAEIHEYQPTPRDLMRAQGADLILWNGLELELWFEKFFQNIKDVPSVIVSKGVVPIEIGDGPFSGKPNPHAWMSPTAALIYVNNIRDAFIQYDPEHAATYKENAEIYKRKIRSNIEPIKSKLGALPENKRWLVTSEGAFSYLARDFGLKELYLWPINADQQGTPQQVKYVIDMVRKYGIQAVFSESTISAAPAKQVARETGAKYGGVLYVDSLSEKNGEVPTYIDLLRVTSGRIAGALSN, from the coding sequence GTGGGAATAAAAGCGTTTTTTATTGTAATTTTGGGAAGTTTGATTTTTGGGATACCTAGCTCGGTTTTGAGCGCTAGCAAATTCAAAGCTGTTACGACTTTCACTATTATTGCTGATATGGCTCGTAATGTAGCGGGTGACGTTGCTGATGTTGAGTCAATAACCAAACCAGGTGCTGAAATTCATGAATATCAGCCTACTCCGCGCGATCTTATGCGTGCGCAAGGGGCTGATCTCATATTGTGGAATGGATTAGAACTGGAGCTTTGGTTTGAAAAATTTTTCCAAAATATCAAGGATGTTCCAAGTGTGATCGTTTCAAAAGGCGTCGTGCCGATTGAAATTGGCGATGGGCCTTTTAGCGGTAAACCGAATCCTCACGCGTGGATGTCACCGACTGCAGCTTTGATTTACGTCAATAATATTCGTGACGCTTTTATACAGTATGATCCCGAGCATGCCGCTACCTATAAAGAAAATGCCGAGATTTATAAACGGAAGATTCGCTCAAATATTGAACCGATCAAATCTAAATTAGGGGCTTTGCCGGAAAATAAGCGCTGGCTTGTGACGAGCGAAGGTGCATTTAGTTATTTAGCCCGTGATTTCGGCCTGAAAGAACTTTATTTATGGCCAATTAATGCTGATCAGCAGGGGACACCACAACAGGTTAAATATGTTATTGATATGGTTCGAAAATATGGTATCCAGGCAGTTTTTTCTGAGAGTACTATTTCTGCTGCGCCCGCCAAGCAAGTTGCGAGAGAAACAGGGGCTAAATATGGTGGAGTACTTTATGTGGATTCACTTAGTGAGAAGAACGGTGAAGTGCCTACCTATATTGATTTATTGCGTGTTACAAGCGGGCGTATTGCCGGTGCTTTATCGAATTAG
- a CDS encoding manganese/iron ABC transporter ATP-binding protein, whose translation MAESGIYAQGITVTYSNGHTALCEVSFESPVGSITALIGVNGSGKSTLFKTIMGFVRPSKGKIRVLDLCVKKALKQNLIAYVPQSEDVDWDFPVLVEDVVLMGRYGRMNFFRHARAQDYEAVRVALERVDMSAFAKRQIGELSGGQKKRVFLARSLAQQAKVILLDEPFTGVDIKTEDKIIALLRDLREEGAVILVSTHNLGSVREFCDHTVLIKKTVVASGLTEAVFTQKNLEKTFDGTLRHHILNS comes from the coding sequence ATGGCTGAGTCTGGAATATACGCTCAAGGGATAACAGTGACTTACAGCAACGGGCATACAGCTTTGTGCGAAGTAAGTTTTGAGAGCCCAGTAGGTTCTATTACGGCGCTTATTGGGGTCAACGGATCAGGAAAATCAACGCTCTTTAAGACTATTATGGGGTTTGTGCGGCCTTCAAAGGGAAAAATTCGTGTTTTAGATTTGTGTGTTAAAAAGGCTTTGAAGCAGAATCTTATTGCTTATGTGCCCCAGAGCGAGGACGTTGATTGGGATTTCCCTGTTCTTGTTGAAGACGTTGTACTGATGGGGCGCTATGGCCGTATGAATTTTTTTCGTCACGCGCGAGCACAAGATTATGAAGCTGTCCGTGTTGCTCTAGAACGTGTAGATATGTCGGCATTCGCCAAGCGCCAAATTGGCGAACTTTCTGGTGGACAGAAAAAGCGTGTCTTTCTTGCACGTTCTCTCGCACAGCAGGCGAAGGTCATTTTATTAGATGAGCCATTTACGGGGGTCGATATTAAAACAGAAGATAAAATTATCGCTTTGTTGCGGGATCTCCGTGAAGAAGGCGCTGTAATATTGGTTTCTACCCATAATTTAGGCTCTGTTCGTGAATTTTGTGATCACACAGTTTTAATAAAAAAGACTGTTGTGGCTTCCGGATTAACAGAAGCGGTATTTACGCAGAAAAACCTTGAAAAGACTTTTGATGGTACTCTGCGTCACCATATTTTAAACTCTTAA
- a CDS encoding metal ABC transporter permease has product MIFWLLEPFHYQYMINAMWVSGLVGCVCAFLSAFLMLKGWSLIGDALSHSIVPGVAGAYLLGLPFSLGAFFSGGLAAAAMLFFNHRTKLKEDAIIGLIFSSFFAVGLFLKSLKPMAVNIDTIVLGNILAVSSSDILQLALIGFISLLILLLKWRDLLVVLFDENHARVIGLNVKLLKVLFFTLLAACTVSAMQTVGAFLVICLVVTPGATAYLLSDRFENLLVIAVAIGTFTSVLGVYVSYFLDAQTGGIVVLFQAFLFTITFIFAPKHGFIAARLRVRTAKKGAIVP; this is encoded by the coding sequence ATGATATTTTGGTTGCTTGAGCCGTTTCATTATCAATATATGATTAATGCAATGTGGGTTTCAGGGTTAGTGGGGTGCGTTTGCGCTTTTCTTTCTGCTTTTTTGATGTTGAAAGGTTGGTCGCTGATTGGTGATGCACTTTCTCATTCGATCGTACCGGGGGTAGCTGGAGCCTATCTTTTGGGGCTTCCTTTTTCGCTTGGAGCTTTTTTTTCTGGTGGATTAGCTGCAGCAGCGATGTTATTTTTTAACCATCGGACCAAATTAAAGGAAGATGCAATTATTGGTTTAATTTTTTCTTCCTTTTTTGCTGTTGGGCTATTTCTCAAGTCCTTAAAACCAATGGCTGTCAATATCGACACGATTGTTCTTGGAAATATTTTGGCAGTGAGTTCATCAGATATTTTACAATTGGCTTTAATTGGCTTTATCTCTTTATTGATACTTCTTTTAAAATGGAGAGATTTATTAGTTGTTTTATTTGACGAAAATCACGCACGTGTCATCGGGCTGAACGTAAAGCTGTTAAAGGTTCTTTTTTTTACATTGCTCGCCGCTTGCACTGTTTCTGCTATGCAAACGGTAGGAGCTTTTTTAGTTATTTGCCTCGTGGTGACGCCAGGGGCGACCGCTTATCTTTTAAGTGATCGTTTTGAAAATCTTTTAGTGATTGCAGTAGCAATTGGAACATTTACGAGTGTACTCGGTGTTTACGTAAGTTATTTTTTGGATGCGCAAACAGGCGGTATTGTTGTGCTTTTCCAAGCATTTTTGTTTACTATAACTTTTATTTTTGCTCCTAAACATGGTTTTATCGCTGCGCGTTTACGTGTAAGAACAGCAAAAAAAGGTGCGATTGTACCATGA
- a CDS encoding metal ABC transporter permease, whose amino-acid sequence MIDQLLLPFQFPFMIKGMIITIILAIPLAILSCFLILKGWALLGDAISHAVFPGVIIGYMATPWVMIFLASLPFSWCQHVRPANVTMTLIACGAFMAGMICAIITGFLGRNSRIKQDTVMGIVFSSMFGLGLVLATTIYSSLDLRHILFGNLLGINWLDITQTAVIATVVTLILGAKWRDFTLYIFDPIQGRAIGLQISVLHYTLLTMISLTIVAALKAVGIILVVSLLIAPGAISYLITKRFSSMLLVAMFVAVFSSFWGIYLSLFIGSDSASTVVLLLTLIFLAVFASTFCRRNSAREI is encoded by the coding sequence ATGATAGATCAGTTACTGTTGCCTTTTCAGTTCCCTTTTATGATTAAGGGTATGATTATTACTATTATTCTTGCTATTCCGTTGGCTATACTTTCTTGTTTTCTTATTTTGAAAGGATGGGCGCTTTTAGGAGATGCGATTTCTCATGCAGTTTTTCCTGGTGTGATTATTGGCTATATGGCGACGCCGTGGGTAATGATATTTTTGGCCTCTTTACCGTTTTCTTGGTGTCAGCATGTACGTCCAGCAAATGTCACGATGACTTTGATTGCTTGCGGTGCTTTTATGGCTGGTATGATCTGCGCTATCATAACAGGTTTTTTAGGGAGAAATAGCCGCATCAAACAAGATACAGTAATGGGTATTGTTTTTTCATCTATGTTTGGTTTAGGGCTCGTTTTGGCGACGACGATTTATAGTAGTTTAGATTTGAGGCATATTCTATTCGGTAATCTTTTAGGCATTAACTGGCTCGATATTACGCAGACAGCGGTAATTGCTACGGTTGTCACTCTCATTTTGGGAGCAAAATGGCGAGATTTTACACTATACATTTTTGATCCAATTCAGGGACGCGCAATAGGACTCCAGATATCGGTGCTTCATTATACTCTTTTAACGATGATTTCCCTCACTATTGTCGCAGCTTTGAAAGCTGTTGGAATTATCTTAGTCGTATCTTTATTGATCGCGCCGGGAGCGATTTCCTATCTCATTACAAAGCGGTTTTCTTCCATGTTATTGGTCGCTATGTTTGTCGCAGTTTTTTCTAGTTTTTGGGGAATTTATCTTAGCTTATTCATTGGTTCTGATTCCGCTTCTACAGTTGTATTGCTTTTAACGCTGATTTTTCTCGCCGTTTTTGCGTCAACTTTTTGTCGCCGAAATTCGGCTCGGGAGATTTAA
- a CDS encoding YbaN family protein: MKNDFKVSRLLRIFYFALGCVTIVLGVIGVVLPIMPTVPFLLLASWCFARSSPRFHYWLHHHRIFGPPIKQWEESRIIPLFIKIFAIVSMASGFLSFLVIVHPALWFALLTAAVLLVIAVYIMTRPSSSSLPK, translated from the coding sequence ATGAAAAACGATTTTAAGGTATCTCGTCTTTTGCGTATATTCTATTTTGCGTTGGGGTGTGTAACAATCGTATTGGGTGTCATCGGCGTGGTTTTACCTATCATGCCGACAGTTCCTTTTTTATTGCTTGCATCATGGTGTTTTGCTCGTTCATCACCGCGTTTTCATTATTGGTTGCATCACCACCGGATTTTTGGCCCACCTATTAAGCAATGGGAAGAGAGCAGAATCATTCCGTTATTTATTAAAATTTTTGCTATTGTCAGTATGGCTAGTGGCTTTTTATCGTTTTTGGTGATTGTGCACCCCGCTTTGTGGTTTGCTTTATTGACTGCCGCTGTTTTGCTAGTGATTGCTGTTTATATTATGACACGCCCGTCATCCTCATCATTACCGAAATAA